The following are from one region of the Biomphalaria glabrata chromosome 4, xgBioGlab47.1, whole genome shotgun sequence genome:
- the LOC106053734 gene encoding uncharacterized protein LOC106053734: MFSDHHFKRLLLFILVLIEPGGSHVSVYPARRNVSTNDYFLYFYELVEVICSFNITPQTVKWHWNLSCVHNMAPFMPADTETSWVESTPSLRLDCDEVLKCNYRHVSKMLFQYHGQPSSCTVNCSCLSILGIPVATAHEELVFRSMPPISDFRSLEVKKCYEEMHWEGPSIATIVFILVISLCLLHYNTLPAIESKDKPIRHVSKKEKKYIMKSIYGEVCDMSAIPESIDSFSEMLVTMDSSRA, encoded by the exons GTGGTTCTCATGTTAGTGTCTACCCAGCCAGGAGAAACGTAAGCACGAATGACTACTTCCTCTACTTTTACGAGTTGGTTGAGGTTATCTGTTCCTTCAAT ATTACACCTCAGACTGTCAAGTGGCACTGGAATCTCTCCTGCGTGCACAACATGGCGCCCTTCATGCCAGCGGATACAGAGACCTCTTGGGTTGAAAGTACACCCTCTCTGAGACTTGATTGCGACGAGGTACTCAAATGTAACTACAGACACGTCAGCAAGATGCTCTTTCAGTACCATGGTCAGCCCAGTTCCTGCACTGTCAACTGTTCCTGCCTTAGTATCCTAGGCATCCCAGTAGCCACTGCTCATGAAGAGTTAGTCTTTAGATCGATGCCACCAATATCAGATTTTCGAAGTTTAG aggtGAAAAAATGTTATGAAGAAATGCACTGGGAAGGACCTTCAATTGCAACAATAGTCTTCATTCTGGTGATATCTTTATGCCTACTACACTACAACACATTACCTGCAATAG AATCTAAGGACAAGCCTATTCGTCATGTCTccaaaaaggaaaagaaatatatcATGAAATCTATCTACG GTGAGGTCTGTGATATGAGCGCCATTCCTGAGAGCATTGACAGCTTCAGTGAAATGCTAGTTACAATGGACAGCAGCAGAGCATAA